The segment CATCGCTGTTTGTGTCGTAAGCATAACTCCATAACATCGATAAATGAGCACCTGCACTTGTTCCTAAAAATCCAATATCATCAGAGATGACATAATCAGTCTGATTAGTTTCAAGAAGATTGATAATGGTTGTGATATCGTCGATTTGCATTGGAAACGGCGTATTATTTTCATCTGCAAGCCTATAGTTGATATTAACAATGGCAATATCTGGAAGGTCTTGAAGCATCAAGTCTTTCAAAATATTCATGTCTTCTTTATCTCCAGACGTCCAGCCTCCACCATGCACCAATAGCATCACTTTAGTATTAAGTGTGCGATTCGCAGGTAGGTAAATATCGAATACTTGATCACTGTCGCTGCCATACGATACATTCAGTTCTTGACGAAAACTAAGCGGTGAGTTCTCGCTAGGATTTATTGTGTTGGCGTCATCTTCAGAACATGATTGGATCCCTACGGATATAAAAAGCAACAGGAAAGTGTATTTAATAGTCTTCATAATGAAATTATTAATTACTTTGTAAACGCATTTATAAGATACATATTATGGCCCGATTGATAAGAATTTATGAAGATAATCCTAATCCGAAAGAAATTAAGAAGGTTATAGATGTGCTCAAGCGAGGAGGATTGATTATTTATCCAACAGATACGGTATACGGCTTAGGATGCGATATCACCAATATAAAAGCTTTAGAAAAGATTGCTAGAATTAAAGGTGTAAAGCTCGAAAAGTCTAACTTTTCTTTTATATGTGAAGATTTGAGCAACTTAAGCGATTATGTGAAACAAATTGACACTACAACATTCAAGATATTGAAACGCGCTTTGCCAGGGCCGTATACGTTTATTCTGCCGGGAGCAAAGTCGCTGCCTAATCCTTTTAAAAAGAAAAAGACGGTGGGTATCCGTATACCAAATAATAATATTGCTTTAGAGATTGTGCGCCAACTTGGAAATCCTATTATTTCAACTTCTATTCGCGACGAAGATGAAATTATTGAGTATACCACAGATCCAGAGCTCATACTAGAGAAATGGGATAACCTTGTGGATTTGGTTATTGATGGTGGTTATGGAGATAATGAGCCGTCAACTGTTGTCGACTTATCGGGTGATGAGCCTTTGATTGTACGAGAGGGAAAAGGCAGTCTGGAGATATTTTAAATAAACTAAAAAAACAAAGCCCAACCTTTCAATTGAGCTTTGTTTAAATTATTTTAATCACTGCTAGTTTTCAGCAGACAAATTTTTCATTTCCTCTTCAATCATTTCATAAAATTGATCGATTTTTGGTAATACAACCACACGAGTACGTCTGTTAATAGCTCTGTTTTCAGCTGTATCATTATCTGCTAAAGGAACATAGCTACTGCGACCTGCAGCAATTAACTGACCAGGATTAACACCTAGTTCTTGTAATACACGTATTATAGAAGTAGAACGTTTTACACTTAAATCCCAGTTGTCTACTAGCTCGCCTTTACTATAAGAACGACTATCTGTATGACCTTCAATCATGGCTTCAAAATCAGGTTTGCTTTGAATTACTTTAGCGACTTTAGCTAAAACATCTTTTGCTTTGGTGGTTACATTATAACTTCCACTTTTAAATAATAATTTATCTGCGATAGAGATAAACACAACTCCTTTTTCGACGTTAATTTCAATATCTGGATCGTCGATACCAACAGCCTTTTTTAAGCTCGTTACCAATGCTAATGTTACACTATCTTTTTTAGACAAGGCATCTTGTAAACGTGAAATTTTAAGATCTTTTTCTTTTAAGCTCTCTAAAGATTTTTCTACATTTTTAGCGCCTTGAGTCGTTAGAACAGTCATGTCTTTAGTGTTCTCAATTAAGGCTTCATTTGCAGATTTCATATCTGCTAGACGTCCTTTTAATTCTTCTAGACGCGCAGCAGAAGCGGCTTCATCAGATAGACATTTATTTAATTTGACCGTTGCAGAATTTAATAAATCCTGAGTCTCTTTTTGTTGTTGTTCTAGTGCCATATATTCCTTCTTCGATACGCATGAA is part of the Formosa sp. Hel1_31_208 genome and harbors:
- a CDS encoding L-threonylcarbamoyladenylate synthase; its protein translation is MARLIRIYEDNPNPKEIKKVIDVLKRGGLIIYPTDTVYGLGCDITNIKALEKIARIKGVKLEKSNFSFICEDLSNLSDYVKQIDTTTFKILKRALPGPYTFILPGAKSLPNPFKKKKTVGIRIPNNNIALEIVRQLGNPIISTSIRDEDEIIEYTTDPELILEKWDNLVDLVIDGGYGDNEPSTVVDLSGDEPLIVREGKGSLEIF
- a CDS encoding alpha/beta hydrolase; its protein translation is MNNFIMKTIKYTFLLLFISVGIQSCSEDDANTINPSENSPLSFRQELNVSYGSDSDQVFDIYLPANRTLNTKVMLLVHGGGWTSGDKEDMNILKDLMLQDLPDIAIVNINYRLADENNTPFPMQIDDITTIINLLETNQTDYVISDDIGFLGTSAGAHLSMLWSYAYDTNSDVKMIASIVGPTNFTDPAYLDNEDPALQELINIYGIDASIPFLELVSPYHQVTADAPPTILFYGGQDPLIPSSQGIDMQAKLENLGVTHQFILYPNAGHGWVGVELLDTWTKLKAFTSTHLL
- a CDS encoding OmpA family protein → MKKLMLLSVAGMFILTSCVSKKEYMALEQQQKETQDLLNSATVKLNKCLSDEAASAARLEELKGRLADMKSANEALIENTKDMTVLTTQGAKNVEKSLESLKEKDLKISRLQDALSKKDSVTLALVTSLKKAVGIDDPDIEINVEKGVVFISIADKLLFKSGSYNVTTKAKDVLAKVAKVIQSKPDFEAMIEGHTDSRSYSKGELVDNWDLSVKRSTSIIRVLQELGVNPGQLIAAGRSSYVPLADNDTAENRAINRRTRVVVLPKIDQFYEMIEEEMKNLSAEN